In one Apteryx mantelli isolate bAptMan1 chromosome 33, bAptMan1.hap1, whole genome shotgun sequence genomic region, the following are encoded:
- the LOC106488085 gene encoding exendin-3-like gives MQVIGWLQLSGLVLAVLLPAGCRMGPEDLADESRWQSYEAQSARGFAAALKRHSEGTFTSDFTHYLDKMKAKDFVHWLINTKRYSSTKRDLTEDPRSLPFPAGRNRNTRTHTEAEQHRTRIDCDVHLTSLV, from the exons ATGCAGGTCATCGGGTGGCTGCAGCTCTCGGGGCTGGTGCTGGCCGTGCTGCTCCCCGCCGGCTGCCGGATGGGCCCCGAGGACCTGGCCGACGAGTCCAG ATGGCAGTCGTACGAAGCGCAAAGCGCCCGGGGCTTCGCGGCCGCCCTCAAGCGGCACTCGGAGGGCACCTTCACCAGCGACTTCACCCACTACCTGGACAAGATGAAGGCCAAGGACTTCGTGCACTGGCTCATCAACACCAAGCGCTACAG CTCCACAAAGAGGGACCTGACGGAAGATCCCCGCAGCCTCCCCTTTCCCGCCGGCCGG AACCGcaacacgcgcacacacacggagGCTGAACAACACCGAACTCGCATCGACTGCGATGTGCACCTCACTTCGCTGGTCTGA